The Impatiens glandulifera chromosome 8, dImpGla2.1, whole genome shotgun sequence genome includes a window with the following:
- the LOC124912762 gene encoding uncharacterized protein LOC124912762, protein MHIHPNGKRKKVDRGYISLYLELVDTSSFEFGWPINAVIKFFVLDQNTNKYSTTLGPDSVMLFNPLSKLYGIDRFIDLPTFELSSNGYLVNDQCVFGTEIESFSSSYDRYESENFNCGDFEWSISIRPKGNVDDKDNIIYVYLWLDELTLPKNSQVYAKYKICLLNKDKLDNICVKGYDFFNASSLCCCVRTKSLAWNEFLDVQNGFLVDNSCSIEVNVTILGVVNSTS, encoded by the exons ATGCACATACATCCCAATGGAAAAAGGAAAAAGGTGGATAGGGGTTACATCTCCCTGTATTTGGAGTTGGTTGATACATCATCCTTCGAATTTGGCTGGCCAATAAACGCTGTTATCAAGTTCTTTGTATTGGATCAAAACACTAACAAATATTCTACTACCctag gccCAGATTCTGTAATGCTATTTAATCCGTTAAGCAAACTATATGGCATCGATAGATTCATTGATCTTCCTACGTTTGAACTTTCTTCCAACGGATACCTTGTTAACGACCAATGCGTGTTTGGTACTGAG ATCGAATCTTTTTCTAGTTCTTACGATAGATATGAAtcagaaaattttaattgtggTGATTTTGAATG GTCGATCTCCATTCGTCCCAAAGGAAATGTGGATGATAAAGATAATATCATTTATGTCTATTTATGGTTGGATGagttgactcttccaaaaaattCCCAAGTCTATGCAAAGTATAAGATTTGCTTATTAAACAAGGACAAGTTGGATAACATCTGTGTTAAAG GTTATGATTTCTTTAATGCTTCGTCTCTATGTTGTTGTGTCCGTACTAAGTCCTTGGCGTGGAATGAATTTCTAGACGTGCAAAATGGATTTTTGGTGGATAATTCTTGCTCTATTGAAGTAAATGTTACCATTCTTGGGGTAGTTAACTCTACATCTtga
- the LOC124912763 gene encoding MATH domain and coiled-coil domain-containing protein At1g31390-like: MGLRFKDYPKFLLQGRYYPPAHFTLKIESFSLMVKSSIHEYISNKFRVGGYDWKLHIHPNGKTDKGGNNCISLYIEVVDTASLPPGWEINAVINFFVYDHIRHMYYTIPASDSKVVCFHPFKRQWGISRFIGIDTFNSSNGYLVDDQCVFGTEVMIIEKASKEEFLFLLEENANFSGSYIWKIKSFDCLLHELYESDTFTSGDFKWKSQLYPQGYGDGKGNSISVFLCLDESTLPKDSKVYVKYKFCLLNKDQNLNFVFIDYLYIDALSLSCGRSQNMGLDKLQDAANGFLVDDSCSIEVYVTILGMVKNTST, encoded by the exons ATGGGTTTAAGGTTTAAGGATTATCCCAAATTCCTTTTACAAG GAAGATATTATCCGCCGGCGCACTTCACTCTAAAAATAGAGTCTTTTTCACTCATGGTTAAATCCTCAATACACGAATACATTTCGAATAAATTTAGAGTTGGGGGCTACGATTG GAAATTGCATATACATCCCAATGGAAAAACTGATAAAGGAGGGAATAATTGCATCTCCTTATATATAGAGGTGGTTGATACAGCATCTTTACCCCCTGGTTGGGAAATAAACGCTGTGATAAATTTCTTTGTGTATGATCATATAAGGCACATGTATTATACTATCCCAG CTTCAGATTCAAAAGTAGTGTGTTTTCATCCGTTTAAGAGACAATGGGGCATCTCTAGATTCATTGGTATTGATACCTTTAATTCTTCCAACGGTTACCTTGTTGACGACCAATGTGTTTTTGGTACGGAGGTTATGATTATCGAAAAAGCTTCCAAAGAGGAGTTTTTGTTTCTATTGGAGGAAAATGCTAATTTTAGTGGCTCCTATATTTGGAAAATTAAATCTTTTGATTGTCTTTTGCATGAGCTCTACGAGTCTGATACCTTTACTAGTGGTGATTTTAAATG GAAATCACAACTTTATCCCCAAGGGTATGGGGATGGTAAAGGGAATAGTATCTCGGTCTTTCTATGCCTGGATGAGTCGACTCTTCCAAAAGATTCCAAAGTCTATGTCAAGTATAAGTTTTGCTTACTAAACAAGGACCAAAACTTGAATTTTGTGTTTATAG ATTATCTTTATATTGATGCTTTGTCTCTATCTTGTGGCCGTAGTCAGAACATGGGATTGGATAAACTACAGGATGCAGCAAATGGATTTTTagtggatgattcttgttctATTGAAGTTTATGTTACCATTCTAGGGATGGTGAAAAACACATCTACATGA